From Amphiprion ocellaris isolate individual 3 ecotype Okinawa chromosome 2, ASM2253959v1, whole genome shotgun sequence, a single genomic window includes:
- the elovl8b gene encoding ELOVL fatty acid elongase 8b isoform X2: MESAWQSVLSAHQRIVDNGDKRTDPWLLVYSPVPVALIFLVYLGVVWAGPRLMKNREPVDLKVVLIVYNFAMVGLSAYMCYEFLVTSWLSSYSLLCQPVDYSTGPLAMRMARVCWWFFFSKVIELSDTLFFILRKKNNQLTFLHVYHHGTMIFNWWLGVKYVAGGQSFFIGLVNTFVHVVMYSYYGLAAIGPHMQKYLWWKRYLTSLQLVQFVMFIVYTGHNLYAECDFPDSMNMLVFGYCITLIILFSNFYYKSYVSKKKQK, translated from the exons ATGGAATCTGCATGGCAAAGTGTCCTGTCTGCGCACCAGAGGATAGTGGACAATGGAG ATAAGAGGACGGATCCATGGCTGCTGGTCTACTCCCCCGTCCCTGTGGCGCTCATCTTCCTGGTTTACCTCGGTGTGGTCTGGGCTGGTCCTCGTCTGATGAAAAACAGAGAACCCGTTGACCTCAAAGTAGTTCTCATTGTTTACAACTTCGCCATGGTTGGCCTGTCCGCATACATGTGCTATGag TTCCTGGTCACATCGTGGCTCTCGAGCTACAGCCTCCTCTGTCAGCCTGTAGATTACAGCACCGGTCCGCTGGCAATGAGG ATGGCCAGAGTGTGCTGGTGGTTTTTCTTCTCCAAGGTCATAGAGCTCAGCGACACT CTTTTCTTCATCCTGAGGAAGAAGAACAATCAGCTGACTTTCCTTCACGTTTACCACCACGGCACCATGATCTTCAACTGGTGGTTGGGAGTCAAGTATGTGGCCGGAGGACAGT CGTTCTTCATCGGCCTGGTCAACACCTTTGTTCACGTTGTGATGTACTCTTACTATGGCCTGGCTGCAATCGGGCCTCACATGCAGAAGTATTTATGGTGGAAACGTTACCTGACGTCTCTGCAGCTG GTGCAGTTTGTGATGTTCATCGTGTACACCGGCCACAACCTGTACGCAGAGTGCGACTTCCCCGACTCCATGAACATGCTGGTGTTTGGCTACTGCATCACCCTCATCATCCTCTTCAGTAACTTCTATTATAAGAGCTACGTCAGtaagaagaagcagaaatga
- the elovl8b gene encoding ELOVL fatty acid elongase 8b isoform X1, whose protein sequence is MENTSSTGSQTDPEHNTATTVPDDKRTDPWLLVYSPVPVALIFLVYLGVVWAGPRLMKNREPVDLKVVLIVYNFAMVGLSAYMCYEFLVTSWLSSYSLLCQPVDYSTGPLAMRMARVCWWFFFSKVIELSDTLFFILRKKNNQLTFLHVYHHGTMIFNWWLGVKYVAGGQSFFIGLVNTFVHVVMYSYYGLAAIGPHMQKYLWWKRYLTSLQLVQFVMFIVYTGHNLYAECDFPDSMNMLVFGYCITLIILFSNFYYKSYVSKKKQK, encoded by the exons ATGGAG AacaccagttccactggcagccaaacagatccagagcataatactgccaccactgTGCCTGATG ATAAGAGGACGGATCCATGGCTGCTGGTCTACTCCCCCGTCCCTGTGGCGCTCATCTTCCTGGTTTACCTCGGTGTGGTCTGGGCTGGTCCTCGTCTGATGAAAAACAGAGAACCCGTTGACCTCAAAGTAGTTCTCATTGTTTACAACTTCGCCATGGTTGGCCTGTCCGCATACATGTGCTATGag TTCCTGGTCACATCGTGGCTCTCGAGCTACAGCCTCCTCTGTCAGCCTGTAGATTACAGCACCGGTCCGCTGGCAATGAGG ATGGCCAGAGTGTGCTGGTGGTTTTTCTTCTCCAAGGTCATAGAGCTCAGCGACACT CTTTTCTTCATCCTGAGGAAGAAGAACAATCAGCTGACTTTCCTTCACGTTTACCACCACGGCACCATGATCTTCAACTGGTGGTTGGGAGTCAAGTATGTGGCCGGAGGACAGT CGTTCTTCATCGGCCTGGTCAACACCTTTGTTCACGTTGTGATGTACTCTTACTATGGCCTGGCTGCAATCGGGCCTCACATGCAGAAGTATTTATGGTGGAAACGTTACCTGACGTCTCTGCAGCTG GTGCAGTTTGTGATGTTCATCGTGTACACCGGCCACAACCTGTACGCAGAGTGCGACTTCCCCGACTCCATGAACATGCTGGTGTTTGGCTACTGCATCACCCTCATCATCCTCTTCAGTAACTTCTATTATAAGAGCTACGTCAGtaagaagaagcagaaatga